The Amblyomma americanum isolate KBUSLIRL-KWMA chromosome 5, ASM5285725v1, whole genome shotgun sequence genome window below encodes:
- the LOC144134146 gene encoding solute carrier family 22 member 7-like, with the protein MAKKNRKRSSADKPDRQITALTESGTVTAVEPPTGPVESATTAVGASSVTSPLSPEVKADVFSLTSPLSPEGRPGSNPVAPQTATAVATGSVAFDATVSPMDHILIFGHGVFQRLILLCTLLSVFCTILHAEASSNLARPVDHWCRPPAAYANLPPETWKNASIPVELDGSYSGCFRYEPPFVPQSTNSSRDSRETVPCDAGWDYAASTRVSIVGEWNLVCDRRWLMSVLTACYMAGSLLIMPFVGTAADRLGRRPVLGFSLSILIVSGILLAFSSTLFMFASLRFFISASAGSLVVISIVQLFEVTDSSRRVLYCSIAVTGGFSAAHVYGELVYDWVYDWSLIQLFCMVPTGLLIGAVYFVEESPCWLLATFRIKRAAEVVMSAARMNGADMLLVGKRLEVIRQEARKARAEATMTTGEGMLEASPAELFTNRALRNETLVIYGCWFLANSFSYRLRASREDRVVYRALVALAIPTVAANVFLLSTKGRRLSTALSLVLLGSVMASLAGVSFFVPGSGDILSSRLMTAVLVAELLAVDLAVISLYVITVEMYPTVLKGCGISLGYMCGRLGATLAPFVETIESSSVRGTVLAVASLLLVAFGALAWVVLPETTKVHAMNTFRDRVDEDADKWMLKTPLKIARRHSRARSIHERRRSSSCSESRLSRCSRLSRASQ; encoded by the exons ATGGCTAAGAAGAACCGCAAGAGGTCTTCTGCAGATAAGCCGGACCGGCAAATCACGGCGCTAACGGAGAGCGGCACCGTAACGGCCGTCGAGCCGCCCACCGGTCCCGTTGAGTCAGCGACGACCGCGGTAGGCGCGTCGTCCGTCACTTCGCCGCTGTCCCCGGAGGTCAAGGCGGACGTGTTCTCCCTCACTTCCCCGCTGTCCCCGGAGGGCAGGCCGGGCTCAAATCCCGTCGCGCCGCAGACGGCTACCGCGGTAGCCACAGGTTCAGTCGCCTTCGATGCCACCGTGTCGCCAATGGACCACATCCTCATTTTCGGCCACGGCGTGTTCCAGAGGCTCATCCTGCTCTGCACCCTGCTGTCAGTGTTCTGCACCATCCTGCACGCCGAGGCATCTTCGAACCTGGCGCGACCCGTGGACCACTGGTGCAGACCCCCTGCCGCGTACGCTAACCTGCCGCCGGAGACATGGAAAAACGCCAGCATACCGGTCGAGTTGGACGGATCGTACAGCGGGTGCTTTCGCTACGAGCCTCCATTCGTGCCTCAAAGCACGAACTCCTCCCGCGACAGCCGGGAAACTGTGCCCTGCGACGCCGGCTGGGACTATGCT GCGTCGACCCGCGTCTCGATCGTGGGCGAGTGGAACCTGGTCTGCGACCGACGCTGGCTGATGTCAGTGCTGACTGCCTGCTACATGGCCGGGTCCCTGCTCATCATGCCCTTCGTCGGCACAGCTGCCGACCGTCTTGGCCGGCGTCCAGTCCTCGGCTTTTCGCTATCTATCCTCATCGTGTCCGGCATCCTGCTCGCCTTCTCCAGCACGCTGTTCATGTTTGCGTCACTGAGGTTCTTTATCTCCGCGTCCGCCGGTAGCCTGGTCGTCATTTCCATCGTCCAGCTCTTCGAAGTCACCGACTCTTCCCGACGCGTGCTCTACTGCAGCATTGCCGTCACCGGAGGCTTCTCAGCGGCCCACGTCTACGGCGAACTGGTCTACGACTGGGTCTATGACTGGTCCCTGATCCAGCTCTTCTGCATGGTCCCCACTGGGCTGCTAATTGGAGCCGTGTACTTCGTGGAGGAGTCGCCTTGCTGGCTCCTGGCGACGTTCCGGATCAAGAGAGCCGCGGAGGTGGTGATGTCGGCTGCCCGGATGAACGGCGCCGACATGCTGCTTGTCGGCAAACGGCTGGAAGTCATCAGGCAGGAAgccagaaaggcgagagccgaagCCACCATGACCACGGGTGAGGGAATGCTGGAGGCGTCACCGGCAGAGCTGTTCACGAACCGGGCGCTGCGCAACGAGACGTTGGTGATATACGGCTGCTGGTTCCTGGCGAACAGCTTCTCCTACCGGCTCAGGGCAAGCCGCGAGGACCGCGTCGTCTACCGCGCACTCGTCGCTCTCGCGATCCCAACTGTGGCAGCCAATGTCTTCCTGCTTAGCACCAAGGGGCGGCGCCTGTCAACTGCGCTCAGCTTGGTCCTTCTTGGCAGCGTGATGGCCAGCTTGGCGGGAGTTTCCTTCTTCGTGCCTG GAAGCGGCGACATCTTGAGCTCTCGCCTGATGACGGCGGTTCTCGTCGCAGAGCTGCTAGCCGTGGACTTGGCCGTCATAAGCCTCTATGTCATCACAGTCGAGATGTACCCGACCGTTCTCAAAGGCTGCGGTATATCCTTAGGCTACATGTGCGGCCGGCTCGGAGCCACCTTGGCTCCGTTCGTCGAAACCATCGAGTCGAGCAGCGTCCGAGGCACCGTGCTCGCCGTGGCGTCCCTCTTGTTGGTGGCCTTTGGTGCGCTGGCGTGGGTTGTGCTGCCGGAGACAACCAAGGTCCACGCAATGAACACCTTCCGCGACCGGGTCGATGAAGATGCGGACAAGTGGATGCTCAAGACTCCGCTCAAGATAGCTCGCCGACATAGCCGCGCCAGGTCTATACATGAGCGTCGCCGGAGCTCGAGCTGCTCGGAATCGAGGTTGTCGAGGTGTTCGAGGCTTTCCAGAGCCAGCCAGTGA